One genomic region from Armatimonadota bacterium encodes:
- a CDS encoding aldolase catalytic domain-containing protein, translating to MIQRKDKYAKGSWVTYRPEIKVLDCTLRDGGLINDHYFEDGLVKAVYDTCVAAGVDYAELGYKASKRIFAPDKFGAWKYCDEDAIRRIVGDNPTSLRLSVMADAERTDYHEDIAPKEDSIIDCVRVATYIHQIPTAMDMIEDAHQKGYETTLNLMAVSVVHDADLGEALELAARSPVDAIYLVDSFGALYSEQVRALTLALLEAVEGTGKEIGIHMHNNQQLAYANTLEGLIVGANRLDATINGMGRGAGNCPLELLIAFLKNPKFRLRPVLECIQNHLLPLGEKMEWGYRIPYMLTGMLNQHPRAAINMRSGDAPEDYVAFYDQLFEKE from the coding sequence ATGATCCAGAGGAAGGACAAGTACGCTAAGGGTTCGTGGGTCACTTACCGGCCCGAGATCAAGGTCTTGGACTGCACCCTCCGCGACGGGGGGCTGATCAACGACCACTACTTCGAGGACGGACTCGTCAAGGCGGTGTATGATACATGCGTTGCCGCCGGCGTTGATTATGCGGAGCTGGGCTACAAGGCCTCGAAGCGGATTTTCGCCCCCGACAAGTTCGGCGCCTGGAAGTACTGCGATGAAGACGCCATTCGCCGCATCGTCGGCGACAATCCGACTTCGCTGCGGCTGTCGGTGATGGCGGACGCCGAGCGCACCGACTACCACGAGGATATCGCGCCGAAGGAAGACAGCATCATTGACTGCGTCCGCGTCGCCACCTACATCCATCAGATCCCGACGGCGATGGACATGATCGAGGATGCCCACCAAAAAGGCTATGAGACCACGCTCAACCTGATGGCGGTGTCAGTGGTGCATGACGCGGACCTCGGCGAGGCGCTGGAGCTCGCGGCTCGCAGCCCGGTTGACGCGATCTACCTGGTGGACAGCTTCGGCGCGCTTTACTCCGAGCAGGTGCGGGCGCTGACCCTGGCCTTGCTGGAAGCGGTGGAAGGAACCGGCAAGGAAATCGGCATTCACATGCACAACAACCAGCAGCTCGCCTACGCCAACACCCTGGAGGGGCTGATCGTCGGCGCCAATCGGCTCGATGCGACGATCAACGGCATGGGGCGCGGCGCGGGTAACTGTCCACTCGAGCTGCTGATCGCATTCCTCAAGAACCCCAAGTTCCGGCTGCGCCCGGTGCTCGAGTGCATCCAGAACCACCTGCTGCCGCTGGGCGAGAAGATGGAATGGGGTTACCGTATCCCCTACATGCTCACGGGCATGCTCAACCAGCATCCGCGCGCGGCGATCAACATGCGCAGCGGCGACGCCCCCGAGGACTACGTCGCCTTCTACGACCAGTTGTTCGAAAAAGAATGA
- the hemL gene encoding glutamate-1-semialdehyde 2,1-aminomutase: MRERRRSAELFARARRVIPGGVNSPVRSFAAVGGEPIFFARGAGSRIYDVDDNDYLDCVCSWGPLILGHAHPRVVERIEQVMRDGTSFGACVEAEVELAELLVRAVPGLQMVRLVSSGTEAVMSAVRLARAYTGRQDIVKFEGCYHGHSDGLLARAGSGVATLGLPDSPGVPADCTAHTLLAPYNDLDAVRGLAQRHGDAIAAVIVEPVAGNMGVVPPREGFLAGLRQVASDIGALLVFDEIITGFRVGWGGAQERFGVTPDLTTLGKIIGGGFPVGAYGGRREILEMVAPAGPVYQAGTLSGNPVAVAAGLETLRVLEQAGTYEGLERAGESLEAALAEAASAAGVQVSINRVGSMLTLFFAAERPWDYASAKTADAARYGAFFRAMLERGVYLPPSQFEAVFVSTAHRAEDLQAIGEAARGALAELGGNG; this comes from the coding sequence ATGCGTGAGCGGCGGCGGAGCGCGGAGCTTTTCGCCCGCGCCCGGCGGGTCATCCCTGGCGGGGTCAACAGTCCGGTGCGCTCGTTCGCGGCAGTGGGGGGCGAGCCGATATTCTTCGCGCGCGGGGCGGGCTCGCGCATTTACGATGTTGACGACAACGACTACCTCGATTGCGTGTGCTCCTGGGGGCCGCTGATCTTGGGTCATGCCCACCCCCGGGTGGTGGAACGCATCGAGCAGGTGATGCGCGACGGCACCAGCTTCGGCGCCTGCGTCGAGGCGGAGGTGGAGTTGGCGGAGTTGCTGGTGCGCGCGGTTCCGGGTCTGCAGATGGTGCGCCTCGTCAGCTCCGGCACCGAGGCGGTGATGAGCGCCGTCCGCCTGGCGCGCGCCTACACCGGACGCCAGGATATCGTCAAGTTCGAGGGCTGCTACCACGGTCACAGCGACGGCCTGCTCGCCCGTGCCGGGTCTGGCGTGGCCACCCTGGGGCTGCCCGACAGCCCCGGCGTGCCGGCGGACTGCACCGCCCATACTCTCCTCGCGCCCTACAATGACCTTGACGCGGTGCGCGGCCTGGCACAGCGCCACGGCGACGCGATCGCCGCCGTCATCGTCGAGCCGGTGGCGGGCAACATGGGGGTGGTGCCGCCGCGCGAGGGCTTTCTCGCCGGCCTGCGCCAGGTGGCGAGCGACATCGGCGCGCTGCTCGTCTTCGACGAAATCATCACCGGGTTCCGGGTGGGCTGGGGCGGCGCGCAGGAGCGGTTTGGCGTGACCCCCGACTTGACCACCTTGGGCAAGATCATCGGCGGCGGCTTCCCCGTGGGCGCCTATGGGGGCCGGCGCGAGATCTTGGAGATGGTGGCGCCCGCGGGGCCGGTGTACCAGGCGGGGACGCTGTCGGGCAACCCGGTGGCGGTTGCCGCCGGCCTGGAAACCCTGCGCGTGCTGGAGCAAGCGGGAACCTACGAGGGGCTGGAGCGCGCGGGCGAGTCGCTGGAGGCGGCGCTGGCGGAGGCTGCTTCCGCGGCGGGCGTGCAGGTGAGCATCAATCGCGTGGGCTCCATGCTCACGCTCTTTTTCGCCGCCGAGCGCCCGTGGGACTACGCCTCGGCCAAGACCGCCGATGCCGCGCGCTACGGTGCGTTCTTCCGGGCGATGCTGGAGCGCGGCGTGTACCTGCCGCCATCGCAGTTCGAGGCGGTGTTCGTTTCCACCGCCCACCGCGCCGAGGACCTCCAGGCCATCGGCGAAGCGGCCCGCGGCGCACTCGCTGAACTCGGCGGCAACGGGTGA